The following are encoded in a window of Manihot esculenta cultivar AM560-2 chromosome 8, M.esculenta_v8, whole genome shotgun sequence genomic DNA:
- the LOC110621600 gene encoding mitochondrial substrate carrier family protein B: MEARVGVVVEGGQRALNSAAVHGGVVDAGARKFLHQHHSHNHNKQQSFSPQSQIGTVQQLLAGGIAGAFSKTCTAPLARLTILFQVQGMHSDVTALSKASIWHEASRIVHEEGFRAFWKGNLVTIAHRLPYSSVNFYAYERYKSLLQSILGVEKQRGSATADLVVHFVGGGLSGITAASATYPLDLVRTRLAAQRNTTYYKGIGHAFHTICREEGVFGLYKGLGATLLGVGPSIAISFSVYESLRSLWQSQRPSDSTVVVSLACGSLSGIASSTATFPLDLVRRRMQLEGAGGRQRVYTTGLFGTFGHIIRNEGLRGLYRGILPEYYKVVPSVGIVFMTYETLKILLSSVPASC; the protein is encoded by the exons ATGGAAGCAAGGGTTGGTGTGGTTGTTGAGGGAGGACAGAGAGCCCTCAATTCTGCCGCTGTTCATGGAGGTGTCGTTGATGCAGGTGCTCGGAAGTTTTTGCACCAGCATCACAGCCATAACCACAATAAACAGCAATCTTTTAGCCCTCAATCGCAGATAGGAACTGTACAGCAGCTGCTTGCTGGTGGTATTGCCGGTGCTTTTAGTAAGACCTGCACCGCTCCTCTGGCTCGCCTTACTATCCTCTTTCAG GTTCAGGGTATGCATTCTGACGTTACAGCATTAAGCAAGGCTAGCATATGGCATGAGGCTTCTCGTATTGTACATGAAGAAGGGTTTAGAGCATTTTGGAAAGGCAATCTGGTTACTATTGCACATCGTCTTCCTTATTCTTCAGTGAATTTCTATGCTTATGAACGCTACAAGAGT TTGTTACAGTCAATTCTTGGTGTGGAAAAGCAGAGAGGGAGTGCAACTGCAGATCTTGTGGTGCACTTTGTAGGTGGTGGGTTGTCAGGAATAACAGCAGCCTCTGCAACATATCCACTGGATCTTGTGAGGACACGACTTGCAGCGCAG AGGAACACAACCTATTATAAAGGTATTGGGCATGCATTTCATACCATATGCAGAGAAGAAGGGGTTTTCGGCTTGTACAAGGGACTTGGAGCAACACTATTG GGAGTTGGTCCAAGTATAGCAATAAGCTTTTCTGTTTATGAGTCCCTCAGATCTTTGTGGCAGTCCCAAAG ACCCAGTGATTCTACTGTTGTGGTTAGTCTTGCTTGTGGTAGTCTTTCAGGTATTGCATCATCAACAG CGACATTTCCTTTGGACCTTGTGAGAAGAAGAATGCAGTTGGAAGGGGCTGGTGGTCGACAACGTGTTTACACAACTGGGTTGTTCGGAACATTCGGGCATATAATCCGGAACGAAGGGCTGCGAGGCTTGTACAGAGGGATTCTGCCTGAATACTACAAGGTAGTTCCTAGTGTTGGTATTGTCTTCATGACATATGAGACGTTGAAGATCCTTCTATCAAGTGTCCCCGCCAGTTGCTAG